The Punica granatum isolate Tunisia-2019 chromosome 4, ASM765513v2, whole genome shotgun sequence genome has a window encoding:
- the LOC116202225 gene encoding uncharacterized protein LOC116202225 codes for MSWWTSGSRMPPGPGIHLWSMLDVSGPSTPAQSSEPSSGSQSTGCLFLHSCEVVSALCAIGGNSDALPRTDMLIDPSKIKVSIEYGISEIFNGMSIKTPPKDGEWGFNLPELELKFPAGTLDPEFEPVVKELPKWGETSSDAYARFGPVIHALADRYPSENLLFITHGAGLRATAWTFLNGAEVHKVEYCAYVELERQINMNDSNSFIAGKFGVVSHHGY; via the exons ATGAGTTGGTGGACTTCTGGCTCTCGAATGCCACCAGGCCCTGGGATCCACCTCTGGTCAATGCTGGATGTGTCCGGGCCTTCCACACCGGCGCAAAGCTCAGAACCCAGCTCGGGTTCCCAATCCACCGGGTGTTTGTTTCTCCATTCATGCGAAGTCGTTTCCGCTCTCTGTGCCATTGGGGGAAATTCCGATGCTCTCCCCAGGACCGACATGCTGATTGACCCATCAAAGATTAAG GTATCTATCGAGTACGGCATCAGTGAGATATTCAACGGCATGAGCATCAAAACACCTCCTAAGGATGGGGAGTGGGGATTTAACCTCCCTGAGCTTGAGCTGAAATTTCCAGCAGGCACTTTGGATCCTGAATTTGAACCAGTCGTCAAAGAG TTGCCGAAATGGGGAGAGACGAGTTCAGATGCATACGCCCGATTTGGACCAGTTATTCATGCCCTTGCAGATAGATATCCGTCTGAAAATTTGTTGTTCATCACTCACG GAGCAGGGCTGCGAGCTACAGCTTGGACATTTTTGAACGGTGCGGAAGTGCACAAAGTGGAGTATTGTGCCTATGTCGAACTTGAACGGCAGATCAACATGAACGACAGCAATTCCTTCATCGCGGGGAAATTTGGTGTTGTCTCCCATCATGGTTACTAA
- the LOC116206005 gene encoding uncharacterized protein LOC116206005, producing MASEIVAADENGGGGGDAGGGSRSHWLWALGGATQIGWGISSFLRGYAGDCRFMPFKAFSIASLFVGGAASASFAGLQASGIRKVEDLMEVGANIRTSLGIPPRARANSVKTEDSQWNSTA from the exons ATGGCGTCGGAGATAGTGGCTGCTGACGAGAACGGCGGCGGTGGCGGCGATGCAGGAGGAGGAAGCCGGAGCCACTGGTTATGGGCCCTCGGCGGCGCTACCCAGATCGGCTGGGGAATCTCATCCTTCTTGAGAGGTTACGCCGGCGACTGTCGCTTCATGCCCTTCAAGGCCTTCTCCATCGCTTCTCTCTTCGTCGGCGGCGCTGCCTCAGCTTCCTTCGCCGGCCTCCAGGCCTCCGGCATCCGCAAG GTTGAAGACCTCATGGAAGTGGGTGCAAATATAAGAACAAGCCTTGGTATTCCTCCGAGAGCACGAGCCAATag TGTGAAAACAGAAGACTCACAATGGAACTCAACAGCATAA
- the LOC116206003 gene encoding uncharacterized protein LOC116206003, which yields MDSLSLAPKQSQQYQHVLVMRHGDRIDELVDSWLSNATRPWDPPLVDAGCVRAFHTGAKLRTQLRFPIHRVFVSPFMRCIETASEVVSALCAIRGDSDALPRTDMPIDTSKIKVSIEYGISEMFNSMGIQTPPKDGEWGFNLPELELKLPAGTLDPEFEPVVKELPKWGETSSDAKARFGRLIHALADRYPSENLLFITHGSGLRATVWTFLNGTKVHKVEYCAYVELERQIILNDSNSIMAGKFGVVSQHGY from the exons ATGGACTCCCTCTCCTTAGCCCCGAAACAGTCGCAGCAATACCAACACGTTCTCGTGATGCGGCACGGGGATCGAATTGATGAGTTGGTGGACTCCTGGCTCTCGAATGCCACCAGGCCCTGGGATCCACCTCTGGTCGACGCTGGATGTGTCCGGGCCTTCCACACGGGTGCAAAGCTCAGAACCCAGCTCAGGTTCCCAATCCACCGGGTGTTTGTTTCTCCGTTCATGCGATGCATTGAGACTGCTTCTGAAGTGGTTTCCGCTCTCTGTGCCATCAGGGGGGATTCCGATGCTCTCCCCAGGACCGACATGCCAATTGACACATCAAAGATTAAG GTATCTATCGAGTACGGCATCAGTGAGATGTTCAACAGCATGGGCATCCAAACACCTCCTAAGGATGGGGAGTGGGGATTTAACCTCCCTGAGCTTGAGCTGAAATTACCAGCAGGCACTTTGGATCCTGAATTTGAACCAGTCGTCAAAGAG TTGCCGAAATGGGGAGAGACGAGTTCAGATGCAAAAGCCCGATTTGGACGACTTATTCACGCCCTCGCAGATAGATATCCGTCTGAGAATTTGTTGTTCATCACCCACG GATCGGGTCTGCGAGCTACAGTTTGGACATTTTTGAACGGAACGAAAGTGCACAAAGTGGAGTATTGTGCCTATGTCGAACTTGAACGGCAAATCATCCTAAACGATAGCAATTCCATCATGGCGGGGAAATTTGGCGTAGTCTCCCAGCATGGTTACTAA